In the Terriglobales bacterium genome, TAAAGGCCATGATTCCGCATACGAGCGGTACGCGGTAGTGCCTTAGTGAACACCAACCTCGAATTCCCTGCGAATTTCCGGTTTTACGGAATGATTTCGCAATGCGAACCTGTGGGGATGTCGGAGAATACGGGTACATGGGGCGAATTCGAATCGCCTGAGGGCATAACCGTTCCGTCTTTTCAGATGAACTCTGCCTCCACTGCCATTGATCGCGAAGTCATCGCCGAACGAGGTGCTGTTCAGGCGCTCGTGACCGCGTTTTTTGCGTTGTTCTGCATCGTGGGCCTGTCCTTGTGGGGGCTGCCGTTCTTTTACGACTTCATGGTGCGCCAGTTCGGATGGACGCGCGCGCAGGTTACATCGGGCAACGCCATCAGCAAGCTCATCGTTGGACCGGCATTCGGATTCTTCGCCGGATGGATGGTGGACCGCTTTGGGCCGCGACGGCTGATGATGACCGGGATCCTATTGGCTGGGCTGGCACTTGTGGGACTCGGAAGCGTTTCCAGTTTGGGAATGTTCTACCTGTTTTACGTATTCAATGCGCTGGGCTACGTCTGCGGTGGACCGCTGCCGAACCAAGTACTGCTCTCGCGGTGGTTCGACAAGTCACGGGGAAAGGCTATGGGGATCGCCTACCTCGGAATAGGACTCGGTGGGGCCGTGTCACCGTGGATCTCACATCTGCTGGTGCAGCGATACGGATGGCAGGCGGCGTTGAAGCTGCTAGGTGTGTTGATCGTGGTCATTGCATTTCCGCTGGCCTTCCTGGTGAAGGATGTGCCTGCGCAGCGTTTGATTTCAGCGCGCACGGCATCGCCCGGCATACGAGAGGCGTTCAAGAGAGCGACACTCTACCTGCTGATAGCCGCCAGCATGTGCTCGATAGCTGCCGTCAGCGGAACTCAGCAGAATCTGAAGCTATTTTTGAGCCTCGATCAGCACTATTCGCAGGCCGCGTCGACCCGAATCCTGTCGCTGGTCCTGACGTTCAGCATGGTGGGACGATTGCTCATGGGCTGGCTGGCCGATCGTTTCCCCATCAAGTATGTAATGCTTTTGATTTATGCGTTGGTGGCGGCTGCCATCCCCTTCCTGTTTTTCGCTCCCGATGCCGCTCCCATGTATGTGTTCGCAGTCCTGTTTGGCATCGGATTGGGCGGAGACTACATGATCATTCCGCTCATGACAGCGGAAATCTTTGGTCTACAGATTTTGGGAACGCTGCTCGGCGTGATACTAACTGCAGATGGAGTCGCAGAGGCCGCCTCGCCCTGGCTGGTGGGACATCTGCGCGACGTGACTGGTAGTTACGCCGCAGGATTCAGTCTCCTGGTGGTGATGGCGCTGTCGGGGGCCGGCATCGCGATAGCGTTACCGAAGAAGGCCAAAGCATGAACACAAACGCGATCGCCCGCCTCGGAGGCATGCATACCGTCGAGCGCTTTGAAGCGCATTTGCGGTCCTTGGGAGTAACGATCCCCTGCGATCGCGAGCCGCTGACTGCGCCGGATTCCCCGCTCTCAAGGCCACTCGAGCGTGACGGGATCAGGATTGCAAATCGAATCGCGGTTCAGCCAATGGAAGGCTGGGACGGTACTGCCGATGGCAATCCCACGGAAAATACCCTGCGCCGCTGGCAGCGCTTCGGACGCAGTGGCGCGAAATTAATTTGGGGCGGAGAGGCGGTCGCGGTTTCACATAGTGGTCGCGCCAGTCCGAATCAGTTGGTAGCAGCCGAGCACACGCGAAAGGGACTGGAACGTCTGCGCTCGGCACTACTGCTCGAGCATCGCCAAACCACCGGCTCTGACGATGGATTGCTGATCGGCCTGCAACTCACGCATTCCGGGCGCTTCAGCCGTCCCAATGTGAAGCAGCGCGCGGAGCCGCGCATCTTATACCGCCATCCCATTTTGGATCGCCGCTTGGGATTATCGAGTGACTATCCAACACTAAGCGATGCCGACATCGAGGGGATCATTGCCGACTTCCACGGCGCCGCGCGGATGGCATGGGAGCTTGGCTTCGACTTTGTCGATGTGAAGCACTGCCACGGATATCTTGGCCACGAGTTCCTAAGCGCGCACACGCGCACAGGAAAATATGGAGGCGGCTTCGACAACCGCACCAGATTCCTGCGCGAAGTTGTGGAGGGAGTTCGCACATCCGCTCCAGGACTGAAGATCGGCGTGCGCCTGTCAGCGTTTGATCTCGTCCCATTCCGGCCCGATCCGGAGCTCTCGTCACCAGAAAAGCCTGGCCCAGGCATTCCCGAAGATTACGATGGACTCCTTCCCTACAAATTCGGCTTCGGTGTCAATGAACGACAGCCGACCGAACCGGACCTTCGTGAGCCGATTCAGTTCTTGTCGTTGCTTAAGGAGTTAGGAATCTCGCTCGTGAACATCACTGCTGGAAGTCCTTATTACAATCCGCACGTGCAGCGTCCGGCCCTGTATCCGCCTTCCGATGGATACCTCCCGCCAGAGGATCCATTGGTTGGTGTCGCGCGGCAATTAAAGGTTGCTCAACAGTTAAAAGCGCAGTTTCCCGAAATGGTATTTGTTGGCTCCGGTTACAGCTACCTTCAGGACTTTCTTCCAGCCGTCGCCCAGGCTGTGGTGCGCGACGGTTGGATCGATTTTGTGGGCCTTGGCAGAGTCGTGCTGTCTTATCCCGAAGTCCTGTGGGACGCATTGCAAGGTCACCCGATGCAGCGAAAGCTTGTTTGCCGCACCTTCAGCGATTGCACAACGGCTCCGCGAAATGGTTTACCCTCAGGCTGCTATCCGCTGGACAGCTACTACAAGAATTCCGAATTGGGACAACTCTTGAGGCAGGCCAAGACCAAATCTGGTCCAGCAAAGTCACCGAATGCTGACGTACCCACGGCAGCCTTAACCTCCGTTCAGGAAACAAGCAATGACGATTGAGGCGATTCGTGATCGACAGAAGCTGCGGCGAAAGGTGCAGGGCATCGCCGCCGCGCTGCTGCCCTATTCGCCAGACAGCAGAATTGCAGTTGAGGCCTTTCAGCACCATCTTCTATTAACACAGCGAGCTGGTTTGATGAACGCCGTAAACATGGATACCGGCTATGTCAACTACTTGAGCGGGGCAGAAAAGCATAGTGTCTTGCAATGGACGCAAGAGGCCCTAGGCAAGAACACGCCATTCGTGGCCGGCGCGTATATAGAAGGAGAGGATGGCGATGTAGTCGCGCTCTACCGCCGCGAGATGGATCGCATCGCCGAGCTCGGCGGCACGCCAATTCTGTTTCAGACGGCACGGCTGCACGGCAAATCTGCGCGCGAGAAGATTGCGGTTTATGAAGCAGTCTGCAAAGGATACGAGAAGGTTCTGGCGTTTGAACTTGGGCGCGTGTTCGCTCCGAACGGCGAGATCTTCGAGGACGAGATCGTTAAGGGATTGCTTGAGATTCCCGAGTTGAAAGGGATGAAGCATTCGTCGCTCGATCGGCTGGAGGAACTCAGCCGACTCACGCTGCGGGACCAGAAACGCCCGGACTTCGCGATCTACACAGGCAATGACCTGGGAATCAACATGATCGAGTACGGCTCAGATTACCTGCTAGGCCTTGCGACGTTCGCCCCTGAGAAGTTCGCCGAACGAGATCGCCTCTGGGAAGCAGGAGATCCGGCGTACTACGCGCTTTCTGACGCGCTGCAGCATCTGGGCAACATAGCGTTTCGCGAGCCGGTTCCGGCTTACAAGCACTCTGCCGCGGTATTTTTGCACTTGACCGGTCGCATTCCTTCAGATCGTTCTCATCCAAAGAATCCTCTTCGCCCGAACTGGGAACACGAAATCTTGCTGGACTGCGCTCGAAGGCTGGGTCTCCAGTCCGACGCACGCGCAGAGTTCAGTATGGATCCCAACGCGTCAGGCGCGGCGCACCGGCCTAAGGTTATTTCCAATCAGCAGGCTTAACCGAGGAGGCGGAAAACGCCGCGCCTCTTGGTCTTGCGATGGATGCTCGACACGAGACAAACGGCCTTCTTTCAGCAAATACTCATACGCCTCCTGCCCGGTTGGGACCGCTGCCGTAAGGCTCGTGTGTTGCACTACGAATCGCGGTGTACCGTCTCCGGTGAAAACGCCGGCAGGCACACGGCGATGTATTCGGCTCCTTCGGGAGTCGAGTACTGAATCCACTCTCCTCTGTGGGCAATCACGGCCTGCCCAGCTCGCACATCGAACGCTCCATCTGCGTGCTTCACGCGCACCGTGCCCTCGAGCACGATCGTAAATTCATCGAACTCCGGACGCTGTCCCGGCTCTTCCCATCCCGCTGGACTACGCATATGCGCCACGCTCGCGGTCTGGGTCTTGCTATTCACACGGCCAACGTATTCGTCGATTAGCTTCGGTTTCGTGCCCACGGCTTGAATGCGCGTTGGCTGAGAGATGAGAGTTGGCAATTCGTTTCCTCAGAACGGCCAAGCATTTCCTTTAGAACAACGGATTTCAAAAAAATATTTTGATCGCCCTTGTAACCCGCTGATCTGCTTGGCTCCAACAAATCTTAGAGCAACGGACAAACCTTGCCATCGCTCCCGTTTTCGGAGTACCACAAAAGAGTTCGACATATGACAGGAATAAGCACACTGAGGCAGTGCTCTGGCTCTGCGGTAAATGCGGCGAGCAGGAAGCATTGTGCAGCTCAATCTCGGACTCCTTTTCACGATGGAGCAAAATGATAAAAGGCCAGAGCCGCAAGATCTTCCGGTTCGACACTATGCAAACCGCAACATCTTCCGGTTTAGACGCGGGAAATGCAGTCAGAAATCAACGTAACCCATTCCCTGAAAAGGGTTTGATCGGGCACCCAGGGGGGCGGGGGTAGTCTAGTTCCCTGAAGATCGGTCTCGCTGCACGATACTGCATATGCGTCCGACCGTCAACGGTTTGACATGATGTATAGTGCATCTTTATTTTAAGAGATTAGTTAAGAGATTTAGGAGTTTCTTGAATGGACTTCGCGCTCGCCGTTGATCCAGACAAACAGACGCAATTCGTCGATTTCCAGACGCATCCTTTGCGCTACCAGCACTGGCAGCTCAAGTTCGATGGACCGGTCGCCACTTTGATGATGGATACAAAGGAGGACGGCGGGATTCGCCCCGGATACAAGCTCAAGCTGAACTCATACGATCTTGGGGTCGACATCGAGTTGCACGACGCTCTGCAGCGCATCCGCTTCGAGCATCCCGAGGTTCGCGCTGTCGTCCTCACCAGCGCCAAGCAGCGCGTCTTCTGCTCCGGCGCAAACATTTATATGCTGGGCAGCTCGTCGCATGCCTGGAAGGTGAATTTCTGCAAGTTCACCAATGAAACCCGAAATGGGATTGAAGACGCCAGCCATAACTCCGGCATCAAGTTCCTGGCGGCATGCAATGGCACAACCGCAGGTGGTGGATACGAACTCGCTCTTGCCTGCGACAAAATCATCCTGATCGATGACCGCTCTTCCGCGGTGAGTCTGCCTGAAGTTCCACTGCTCGGCGTTCTTCCCGGAACGGGAGGACTGACTCGAGTGACCGACAAACGGCAAGTGCGCCGCGATCTGGCAGATATTTTCTGTACGGTTTCCGAAGGGATTCAGGGGCAGCGCGCGAGAGATTGGCGGCTTGTGGACGAGGTGGTGAAGCCGGCGCAGTGGAATGAGCATATCCAGAAGCGTGTCCAGGAGCTGGCCGCGCAAAGTAATCGTCCCACCAACGAGAGCGGGGTGGAGCTCGCGCCGCTCAAACGTAACGTCGACGACCACGGCTATCACTACGAATATGTCGATGTAGTCTTCGACCGCGAGGGACGCACCGCGACCATCACTGTGCGCGCTCCGCAATCGGTTACAGCGAAATCCCTTTCTGAAATTACGGCCGCAGGGGCGAACTGGTGGCCACTGCAAATGTCGCGAGAGCTCGACGATGCCATACTCAGCCTGCGTACGAACGAACTTGAGCTTGGCTTGTGGATTTTGAAAACCAGCGGCAACGCCGATGCCATGCTCGCGATTGATCGTCAACTCGTGGAGCATCGCTCGAACTGGTTCGTCCGCGAAGTGATCAATATGCTGCGGCGTACGTTCGCGCGGCTCGATGTCGCTTCGCGATCGATGTATGCGGTCATAGAAGAGGGCTCATGTTTTGCGGGCACGCTCTTCGAGCTCGCGCTGGCCGCCGATCGCACCTACATGCTGAACAATCCGGAAAATCCTGAGGGCACCTTCATTGCTCTGTCGGAGATCAACTTTGACATACGCCGCGACGTAGAGACGCAGTCCGCCGCAGCGGCCTCACCATGCTGCCTGCTGGAATCAGTGAGCGGAATGACACGATTGGTTTCGCGGTTCTATGGCGACCGCGACAAGATTGAGTCCTTGCGCGCTTTGATTGGCAAGAAGATTCTCGCCGAGGAGGCCGCTGAAGTAGGTCTGGTAACAGCAGCACCCGACGATCTGGATTGGGCAGACGAGCTTCGCCTGGCGATCGAATCTCGGGTAGCGCTCTCGCCCGACGCACTCACAGGGCTCGAAGCCAATCTCCGGTTCGCGCAGCCCGAGTCCATGCTGACGCGCATCTTCGGTCGCCTTTCGGCATGGCAGAACTGGATTTTTATTCGCCCGAACGCGGTTGGACAGACCGGCGCGCTGAAGGTGTATGGCAGCGGGAGCAAAGCTAAGTTCAATTGGGAGCGCGCGTGAGCATGGAATTGCTGTAATCCTCAGGAACAAAAAGCAACTACACACGCAGATGAACACAGATTTATGGATTAACGCAGATTTGTTTGGGCGAACCAAATTCAAGAGCATTTCCCTTATCTGCGTATATCCATGAATCAGCGTTAATCTGCGAGGGTAGTTGTCTTTCGCATAGAAGGCGACAACGGATCATTTCGTGGAGAAGTAATGAACATCGACTATTCACAACTCATCCCCAATAACGTCGAGTTAGCCGGCGACCGCGCACTTCAGCGTGCGCTTGAACGCTGGCAACCCGCATTCCTTGGCTGGTGGAACGATACCGGACCAGCCAAGACTTCTGACCTGCAGGTCTATCTGCGCACGGCGACCAGCGTGGAGAAAGACGGCTGGGCGAATTTCGGCTACGTGCGCATGCCTGAGTATCGCTGGGGAATTTTCCTGGTCCCGCGCGATGAGCAGCGCAAGATTCACTTCGGCGATCATCAGGGTGAGCCGGCGTGGCAGGACGTTCCCGGCGAATACCGCTCCACGCTGCGCCGCATCATCGTCACGCAAGGTGACACTGAGCCCGCATCGGTCGAGCAACAGCGTCTGCTCGGGAAGACCGCGCCTTCGCTCTACGACATGCGCAATCTCTTCCAGGTAAACGTCGAAGAAGGACGTCATCTGTGGGCAATGGTCTATCTCCTGCATCGTTACTTCGGAAAAGACGGACGCGAGGAAGCCGAGTACCTGCTCGAGCGCCGTTCTGGCGATACCAACAATCCTCGCATTCTGACCGCTTTCAACGAGCAGACACGCCACTGGCTGGCGTTCTTCATGTTCGCTTTCTTCACCGATCGTGACGGCAAGTTCCAGCTCTCTTCACTGGCGGAGTCGGCCTTCGATCCCCTCTCGCGTACCTGCCGCTTCATGCTGACGGAAGAGGCGCACCACATGTTTGTCGGGGAATCCGGCGTGGCGCGCGCAGTGCAGCGGACCTGCGAAGTCATGAAGGAGCACGGGATCACGGATCCGAAAGAAGGACGACAGTTCGGCGTAATCGATCTCCACACCCTACAGAAGTTCGTGAACTTCCACTACAGCGTAACCCTCGACCTGTTCGGCTCCGACGTCTCTTCGAATGCAGCCACGTATTACACGACTGGCTTGAAAGGCCGGTACGAAGAGGGCAAGCGCGATGACGATCACAAGCTCTCTTCTGACGAATACAAAATGCTCGACATGGAGAACGGAAAGATCGCCGAAAAGTCCGTTCCGGCACTGACAGCGTTGAATGCAAGGCTCCGCGACGACTATATAGAGGAGATTCAGGGCGGACTCAATCGCTGGAACCGTATTCCCGAACAGCATGGAATCCCATTTCGGTTCAAGCTGCCCCACCTGGGATTCCATCGCAAGATCGGAAACTTCGCTGGTCAGTTCATCAGCCCCGATGGGCAGGTGATAACCGAAGCGGAATGGAACCAGCAACGCGATAACTGGATGCCGTCGGAGAGTGATCATCAATTTATCGAGTCGTTGATGGGCCAGGTGATGGAACCTGGCAAGTTCGCCAACTGGATTGCCCCGCCTGCGCGCGGCATCAACGGCAAGCCGATCGACTTTGAGTATGTGCGGTTCAACTAGCGGCTTGCTGCCAGCTGTTAGTTTTCAAACAGAGCGCCCGGGCGCCCTCGCCCGGCTTGCCGAGAACATAGAGTGACACATACAAAAGCCAATCTCGAACGCATCGCGCTGACAAAGGAAGAGCGCACGAAACAAGCCGCAGACCTGCTCGACCTGGCTGCCCGCCTCCGTTCCGTTTCGGAACGAGCGCGCAAGCTGCTCGCATCTATCGCCGAGATGGCTCACCACGGCCGTGGGCAGGAGCGACAGGCGGATGTTGCTTATCTACCCGAGCTCTACGAATCCACCGGGCTGGATGTCGAGTCGATGTACACGCTATTGCAGGAGTTGCAAGCGGAGCGACTGATCGCAGTCGAGGATCCGTATCCCTTTGAGGATATAAAGATTCTGCCTTGCGCCTCCGGCTGGAATGCTCTGGCCGCAATCTACCAATTTTCCGAGGTGGAGAAGGTTCCGCTGCGCGACATCATCGTTGACCTGCGCTTCGAACTGCTGCCATGAAGAGATCGTCCCACAACGGAACAGGCTCTGCATTTGACCATACGTCCGCTCGAAAGACGGACGAACGGCCGCGCCCGAGCGACTCCGAATATCTCCGATTGCTGGGCGAGACAGTTCGCGCGATCCGTACTCGGCGTGGCATGACGCGCAAGATGCTTGCGAGCCAGTCTGGCGTTTCGGAACGGTTTCTTGCCCAACTTGAGAGTGGGACTGGGAACGCTTCAGTGTTGATTTTGCGTCAGATTTCGCAGGCACTAGGCCTCTCTCTGGAAGCCATGCTGCCTGGTGCACAAGATGCTTCTGCCGAGATGAAGAGTGCAGTGGAGCTTCTGCAGCGGCTCGAGCCGGTTGAATTAACGGAAGCGCGAGGGTTCTTACTCCAACGATTTGGCCCCAAGTACACCGAGAGCGATCGCCATCAGCGAGTCGCGCTCATTGGACTGCGCGGCGCAGGCAAATCGACTGTCGGCAAGCTTCTTGCCAGAAAGTTAGAATTACAGTTCTTCGAACTCGACCGCCTGATCGAGCAAACAAGTGGCATCTCTCTCAGCATGATCTTCGACCTCTATGGGCAGAGCGGATTTCGCCGGTTTGAGCGCCGCTGTCTTGACGATCTGTTGAACACACAACCGCGATTTGTTGTCGCCACTGGTGGCAGTCTGGTTTCGGAGCCCGACACTTACGAGCGGCTGTTGGCGAATTGCTACACCATCTGGCTTCAGGCTACTCCGAGCGAGCATATGTCGCGCGTGATCGCGCAAGGAGACATGCGCCCGATGGCACAGAATCCCGAGGCGATGGAAGATCTCGAGCGCATTCTGCAAGAACGCGAGGAGCTGTATCGAAGAGCCGATGCCTCGATCGATACCAGCGGGAAAACGGTAGAGGAGGTCGTCGGGGAAGGCTTGCAGAGTCTCGAGCGCATGGCAGGCAGTATCAGCGGGTAACAAATCAGATCGGCATCTATGTCGCTATCGGCTCGGCCACTATTGTTCTTGCCTTCGGCGCCATCCGCCTCACCGCCAGACTCAATACGACGATTAACACCGAAAAGAGCGGCACTACGCAGAGGGCAAGCCCCAAGCGGGAGGGATCGGAGCCAGCGATGCTTCCAATAATCCAGGAAGAGATGGCGGCTCCGCACCAACCAGCCGTAATCACGAGACCGATGCACGTGCCTGTCATGAGCGGGAATGAGTCACTGGTAATCCCAAGAGCGCTGGGAAAGACTGGTCCCATCGCGACGCCGGAAAGAAAAACCGCAACAAATGCCAAAGTGGAACTGGCAATGTGTACCACGGCAAACGTTGCGGCAGCCATTCCGATGCCGGCAAGGATGCATACTGCAGCAGCCGAAAGCCGGCGCAACAGCGGCAACGCGAGCAAACGCCCGGCGATCATGCCGCAAGCAAAGCCGAATCCCAGGATGTTGAGTGCAGTTCGGGCATCGTTGCCGCGACTCATCAGGTACTTCGGCAGCCAGTTCCAAAATGCAATCTCGCAACCAACATAGAGGAAAGACACTGAGCAAAGAAGCAAGAGGAGGTTCTTTGGTTCGATCTTCGCTAGCTGAGATATGTGGAAGCTTTCCTTTGCGCGGATTGGGGTGCGCGCGCTCAACGTCATCAGAAGAGCGCCTGCCGTGAGCGCTGCGACGAGATAGGCGAGCCGAATTGGATTACCGGAAAGAAGATTTGCTGCGATGAACGGTGTTGCCAGTCCGCCGAGTCCGAAGAAAGTGTTAGCGAGATTGACTGCAGACGCGCGTTGTCTCTCATCTACCTGTCCAGCGAGATGGTTGGCAGCAACGATCACTGTGCCGCTTCCAACCCCGAGAATAAGAATGGCAACGATTAATGTGCTCCCCCCGACAGCCGCCAACAGCCCTATGAGAGAAACCAGCATTAACGCTAGGCCGCCAACCAGCGTGACCTTTACGCCCTTGCTATCCATAAGAGGTCCCGCGACCAGAGTCGCAAGAGCCACACCGACAGCTTGGACAGCAGCTATGTAGCCATTCTGCTCCGGCGAAAGATGAAAGCGAGCCGAGAGGCTCGGTAGAAGTGTTCCGAGTAACGAAGCGACCGTTCCGTAAACAAAAATCACCGTCGCAGAGAGGACGATCGCTGGCTTGCCGGAATTAGTAGACATCTGCTGTTCTCGTCAGCGGGAGGAATGCTCGTGAAGATTTCAATGTTTGATCGAGACTCGAACCCGCGAAGCTCCGATGTATTTGTCGGCGGCGCCGTAGTAGATCCACCACTGGTTGTTATTGTCGTGCACCATGCCCTCAGTGAAGACCACATTGGGAACCTGGCCAACGCGTTGCCACGCCGTTTCGGGGCGCAGGAATGGTTCGCCAGCCCGCGCCAGCAGTTTGCTTGGGTCGTTCTTATCGAAGAGCGCCCAAGCTGTGGTGTAAACGAGATTGTCGTCGGCTCCGTTATAGATGAGGAGAATTCCGGCACTTGTGATGATCGGGGGCGGCCCGGGTTCCATTACTCTCGAATCGAAAGCTCCCGCACGCCTGGAAAGCACAGGGCGAGTTGTGGCATCGGCCCAGTGAAGCAGATCGTCAGACGACGCCAATCCCATATAGTCGCGCTTGTCAGGCGCAGTTCCAAGGTAGTACATCCACCATTTGCCATTGATCTTCTGTGGAACGATGGCTCCCGATTTGGTCCAGCCAGTATTCCAGTTTCCCTTGTACGCGGGAAGCAAGATGCCCTTGCGCTCCCAATGAATCAGGTCTTTGGAAGTTGCCAGGCAGAGCTGGGCGTCTTTCTTGTTGTAGCCGGTGTAGGTCATGTAATACGTGTCGGCGATCTTCAGTATGCGCGGGTCCTCAACTCCTCCTTCTCTCTCATAGTCGGTTGCGGGCGTCAGAACCGGTTCCTCTCGAATTGTGAAGTGAAGGCCGTCAGCGCTTGAGGCATATCCAATGCGCGATGTTCCCGCGGCGTCCTGTTCGCGGTAGAGAAGGATCGTCTTGCCATCAACACGCACTGCAGCAGGATTGAATACTCCGGCTGAAGCAGGCCCGGATGGAGTTGGAGAGATCAGCGGAGTCGGGCTGCTCCACTCGACGGTAATCTGAACCGGAGCTTCCGTGGCGTATGCATAAGCGAGTGCCAGACCGCCGGCCAAAAACGATGTCGAGAGCAAAACAGTTCTTAGCATGGAATCGCCGAGGCCGTTTGCTTGCTTACTCCCCTTTTAACCTACGCTGATGATCCACTCAACTACTCTGGCTTTGAGCCTTGTGCTGACTGCAGTTCCTCAGCTTTCTTCAGTTCTCGTTCCGCATCCGCAGTGCGACCCAAACCACGATACGCTTCCCCCATCAGATGATGAGACATGTAATTCGAAGGATCCATTCGCAATGCTTTTTGTAAATAGTTCGAGGCAGACGCGAAGTCTTTCTTTTTAATCAGAACCTTGCCCATGAGGATGTATGGACCGGTAGCAGTTGCGTCGAGAAGGATCGCGCGTTGTAGAGCGCGCTGCGCATCATCATATCGGCTGAGACGAGAGTAGGAATCGCCAAGACGATCGTATGTGCCCGCGTAAGCTGGATTGAGCTTTTGCTCTGCCTCGAATTCATCAATGGCTTTCTGAACGTTGGACTTGTAAAGGTAAAACTCGCCGAGCAGGTAATGAACGAGCGGCAACTTTGGATCCATCGCAGCCGCCCGCTGCGCGTTTTGCTCCGCCACCGGATCATATCCCTGCCGCAGCAGCATGCGCGCGAGAAATAGATGCGCTTGTGCCGAGTCGGGAGGAACCCCATACATCTGGGCAAAGGACCGGCGAGCCTCGTCATAGTTCTGCGTATGGACATAGCAGAGCCCGAGGACATAGACGGCATCGACGTTCACCGAGCCCATCCAGGACTGCACCTGCTTCAAATAGGGAATTGCCTCTGCTGGGCGTCCCATCTGAACGAGGCTCAAGCCCCGCAGTTGCACGGCCTCACGATTTTGAGGGTCTTGATCCATGGCTTTACCGAGTGCCGACTGGGCTTGAGCAAAGTCGCCCTTGCGGTAATACGCCAGCCCAAGCTGATACTGAAGACCGCGGGTTTCGGGATGTTGCTGCTGAAGGGCGTTCAGGTTCTGAATAGCGTCATCGAGCTTGCCTTCATCGATCAGACGCTTGGCATCTGACAGAGAATCCGAATCGGGCGCACGCGGTTCGGGGGAACCATTCTGATTTGCGGGCGACGCAGTCTGCGCCCGCACGCCGGAGCTTCCAGCACAGAACGCTACAGTCGCGAACGCCAAAAGTAGGAAACGTTTACGCATCATCCATTTTGTAGCGAGGAATTCCCGCACGCCGCTGATCTACTTTGCGGCTCAGCGGCTCAGCGAACAGTCAGGCGGGTTTGCTGACAATCGGTCTAATAGTGACCTGCCCATGGCAAAGTCTGGATCGAACTCCAGCACGCGCTTCACGTAGACCTTGGCTTCATCGTAGCGGTTCGCGGCGCAGTATCCAAGAGCGATCTCGAGTCCAACACTGCTGCGCCATGGGGCTTCTTTAAAGACCGTCTGCCATAGCGACCGCACGCCGTAGATGTCCTGCTTTAGCCTCGATTACGCCCAGTTTAGTCGCGGCTTCCGTTTAGCTTGTGGCCATCGTAGCGGTCAAAATCAAGCCGGGGTTTGCCACCTCCCTCC is a window encoding:
- a CDS encoding MFS transporter; translation: MNTNLEFPANFRFYGMISQCEPVGMSENTGTWGEFESPEGITVPSFQMNSASTAIDREVIAERGAVQALVTAFFALFCIVGLSLWGLPFFYDFMVRQFGWTRAQVTSGNAISKLIVGPAFGFFAGWMVDRFGPRRLMMTGILLAGLALVGLGSVSSLGMFYLFYVFNALGYVCGGPLPNQVLLSRWFDKSRGKAMGIAYLGIGLGGAVSPWISHLLVQRYGWQAALKLLGVLIVVIAFPLAFLVKDVPAQRLISARTASPGIREAFKRATLYLLIAASMCSIAAVSGTQQNLKLFLSLDQHYSQAASTRILSLVLTFSMVGRLLMGWLADRFPIKYVMLLIYALVAAAIPFLFFAPDAAPMYVFAVLFGIGLGGDYMIIPLMTAEIFGLQILGTLLGVILTADGVAEAASPWLVGHLRDVTGSYAAGFSLLVVMALSGAGIAIALPKKAKA
- a CDS encoding helix-turn-helix transcriptional regulator, with the protein product MKRSSHNGTGSAFDHTSARKTDERPRPSDSEYLRLLGETVRAIRTRRGMTRKMLASQSGVSERFLAQLESGTGNASVLILRQISQALGLSLEAMLPGAQDASAEMKSAVELLQRLEPVELTEARGFLLQRFGPKYTESDRHQRVALIGLRGAGKSTVGKLLARKLELQFFELDRLIEQTSGISLSMIFDLYGQSGFRRFERRCLDDLLNTQPRFVVATGGSLVSEPDTYERLLANCYTIWLQATPSEHMSRVIAQGDMRPMAQNPEAMEDLERILQEREELYRRADASIDTSGKTVEEVVGEGLQSLERMAGSISG
- the boxB gene encoding benzoyl-CoA 2,3-epoxidase subunit BoxB, with the translated sequence MNIDYSQLIPNNVELAGDRALQRALERWQPAFLGWWNDTGPAKTSDLQVYLRTATSVEKDGWANFGYVRMPEYRWGIFLVPRDEQRKIHFGDHQGEPAWQDVPGEYRSTLRRIIVTQGDTEPASVEQQRLLGKTAPSLYDMRNLFQVNVEEGRHLWAMVYLLHRYFGKDGREEAEYLLERRSGDTNNPRILTAFNEQTRHWLAFFMFAFFTDRDGKFQLSSLAESAFDPLSRTCRFMLTEEAHHMFVGESGVARAVQRTCEVMKEHGITDPKEGRQFGVIDLHTLQKFVNFHYSVTLDLFGSDVSSNAATYYTTGLKGRYEEGKRDDDHKLSSDEYKMLDMENGKIAEKSVPALTALNARLRDDYIEEIQGGLNRWNRIPEQHGIPFRFKLPHLGFHRKIGNFAGQFISPDGQVITEAEWNQQRDNWMPSESDHQFIESLMGQVMEPGKFANWIAPPARGINGKPIDFEYVRFN
- the boxC gene encoding 2,3-epoxybenzoyl-CoA dihydrolase; amino-acid sequence: MDFALAVDPDKQTQFVDFQTHPLRYQHWQLKFDGPVATLMMDTKEDGGIRPGYKLKLNSYDLGVDIELHDALQRIRFEHPEVRAVVLTSAKQRVFCSGANIYMLGSSSHAWKVNFCKFTNETRNGIEDASHNSGIKFLAACNGTTAGGGYELALACDKIILIDDRSSAVSLPEVPLLGVLPGTGGLTRVTDKRQVRRDLADIFCTVSEGIQGQRARDWRLVDEVVKPAQWNEHIQKRVQELAAQSNRPTNESGVELAPLKRNVDDHGYHYEYVDVVFDREGRTATITVRAPQSVTAKSLSEITAAGANWWPLQMSRELDDAILSLRTNELELGLWILKTSGNADAMLAIDRQLVEHRSNWFVREVINMLRRTFARLDVASRSMYAVIEEGSCFAGTLFELALAADRTYMLNNPENPEGTFIALSEINFDIRRDVETQSAAAASPCCLLESVSGMTRLVSRFYGDRDKIESLRALIGKKILAEEAAEVGLVTAAPDDLDWADELRLAIESRVALSPDALTGLEANLRFAQPESMLTRIFGRLSAWQNWIFIRPNAVGQTGALKVYGSGSKAKFNWERA
- a CDS encoding dihydrodipicolinate synthase family protein translates to MTIEAIRDRQKLRRKVQGIAAALLPYSPDSRIAVEAFQHHLLLTQRAGLMNAVNMDTGYVNYLSGAEKHSVLQWTQEALGKNTPFVAGAYIEGEDGDVVALYRREMDRIAELGGTPILFQTARLHGKSAREKIAVYEAVCKGYEKVLAFELGRVFAPNGEIFEDEIVKGLLEIPELKGMKHSSLDRLEELSRLTLRDQKRPDFAIYTGNDLGINMIEYGSDYLLGLATFAPEKFAERDRLWEAGDPAYYALSDALQHLGNIAFREPVPAYKHSAAVFLHLTGRIPSDRSHPKNPLRPNWEHEILLDCARRLGLQSDARAEFSMDPNASGAAHRPKVISNQQA